Proteins encoded in a region of the Veillonella parvula genome:
- the mrdA gene encoding penicillin-binding protein 2, whose amino-acid sequence MLEGLYKRRKTNRFDVLFYIVAGIFIVLALRLMSLQILSGGYYQAKAEGNRLRMVSMTAARGIMYDRNGQILVGSRPAYTISILPTGKALDEGEVAKLATLLKIKPEDITKKVNDHKYGYEPIRIANDISMDVVTSIEEHRHELPGVTIDVEPLRYYPYETMASQLFGYVGEVSEEELEELKQQDPNTLISGGTILGRSGLEKLYDSILRGTDGGKQVEVDATGRPVAEVDRKHTVPGSNIHLTIDANLQKAAEEAVKNQLEQLRAQGIPAQGAAVVAMDPNTGAILAMVSAPEFNPNWFAKGITTAQWNQLNNDKNHPFDNKVISGEYPPGSPFKIITGTAALDLKKVTPEEMIFDSGKHWLIDKRNAEGEALGWLNFNKALAKSDNVYFYEMGNRVGIEGLVKYAGYFGIGEKTGINLVGEASGNMASPAYKRKVYDEDWYLGETFDAAIGQSFTLVTPLQMAVMLSEVANGGIKYRPYVVSRIDNKDGTPKEIFGPDKLGILPVPKNIMDLVREGLRDVTNEGGTAGELFKGFPIDVAGKTGTSENAHGRDHGWFVAYAPYDKPQIVVVALVEQGSFGAGSAGPIVRDILAAYFNVPVNKKSNDTNSKSNKETATGTSINKGQKPQNAVTSGQPRKD is encoded by the coding sequence GTGCTTGAAGGCCTCTATAAACGAAGAAAAACGAATCGCTTTGATGTACTCTTTTACATTGTAGCCGGCATATTTATAGTCTTGGCATTACGCCTGATGTCGTTGCAAATCTTGTCTGGTGGTTATTACCAAGCTAAGGCAGAAGGCAACCGTTTGCGCATGGTATCCATGACAGCTGCTCGTGGTATTATGTACGATCGAAATGGTCAGATCTTAGTAGGTTCTAGACCGGCATACACTATCTCCATTTTGCCTACGGGGAAGGCTCTAGACGAAGGTGAAGTTGCTAAGTTGGCAACTTTGCTGAAAATTAAACCAGAAGATATTACAAAAAAGGTAAATGATCATAAATATGGTTATGAGCCAATTCGTATTGCTAATGATATTTCTATGGATGTAGTTACAAGCATCGAAGAGCATCGTCATGAATTACCAGGTGTTACCATAGATGTAGAACCACTTCGCTATTATCCATATGAAACGATGGCTTCTCAGCTCTTTGGGTATGTGGGTGAAGTGAGCGAAGAAGAATTAGAAGAGCTAAAACAGCAAGATCCAAATACCCTTATTAGTGGTGGTACTATTTTAGGCCGTTCTGGTCTTGAAAAACTATATGATTCCATCTTGCGTGGCACTGATGGTGGTAAACAGGTAGAGGTTGATGCTACAGGCCGACCGGTTGCGGAGGTAGATAGAAAGCATACAGTGCCTGGATCTAATATTCATTTGACAATAGATGCAAATCTACAAAAGGCTGCTGAAGAAGCTGTTAAGAACCAATTAGAACAGTTGCGTGCCCAAGGCATTCCAGCTCAAGGAGCTGCTGTAGTAGCAATGGATCCAAATACGGGTGCCATTTTGGCCATGGTCAGCGCCCCTGAGTTTAACCCTAATTGGTTTGCGAAGGGGATTACAACGGCACAGTGGAATCAATTGAATAACGATAAGAATCATCCATTTGATAATAAGGTTATTTCTGGTGAATATCCACCAGGTTCTCCGTTCAAGATTATTACAGGTACGGCGGCTTTAGATCTTAAAAAGGTTACCCCTGAAGAAATGATTTTTGATAGTGGTAAACATTGGCTTATCGATAAACGAAATGCAGAAGGTGAAGCATTAGGGTGGCTTAACTTTAATAAAGCTCTTGCAAAATCAGATAATGTTTACTTCTATGAAATGGGCAATCGCGTTGGCATAGAAGGACTTGTAAAATATGCTGGCTACTTTGGTATTGGCGAAAAGACAGGCATCAATCTTGTTGGTGAGGCCTCTGGTAATATGGCAAGTCCTGCTTATAAACGCAAAGTGTATGATGAAGATTGGTATTTAGGTGAAACCTTTGATGCGGCCATAGGTCAGTCTTTTACTTTGGTGACACCATTACAAATGGCTGTTATGCTCAGTGAAGTAGCAAATGGTGGCATTAAATACCGCCCATATGTAGTGAGCCGTATTGATAATAAGGATGGCACGCCAAAAGAAATCTTTGGCCCAGACAAGCTCGGTATCTTACCTGTACCAAAAAATATTATGGATCTTGTTCGCGAAGGCTTGCGTGATGTTACTAATGAAGGTGGTACAGCAGGGGAGTTGTTTAAAGGATTCCCTATTGATGTAGCTGGTAAAACAGGTACTTCAGAGAATGCACATGGCAGAGATCACGGCTGGTTTGTAGCCTATGCACCATATGATAAGCCACAAATTGTAGTGGTTGCACTTGTTGAGCAAGGTAGCTTTGGTGCGGGCTCTGCAGGGCCTATCGTAAGAGATATATTGGCTGCGTACTTCAATGTACCAGTGAATAAGAAATCTAATGATACAAATAGTAAGAGCAATAAGGAAACTGCTACGGGGACAAGTATTAATAAAGGGCAAAAACCTCAGAATGCGGTAACTAGTGGACAACCAAGAAAGGATTAG
- a CDS encoding AAA family ATPase produces MGEIIGVVSGKGGVGKTTITACLGSALSNAGHRVLLCDGDFGLRDLDLVLGVANEIIYDALDASEDKDYMDDAIVSIAENLDFLPASQSARWEDIGRKKYKKLVRRLSETYDYILIDAPAGIGKGIESILELVNRCIVVTHPLWVSLRNGARMIQVCQEHNIRDYAIAFNAVPIDGEDIHLYDMLEVLRAEYVGAIIPYDEDILTYTQDGRLLEFVSSELKAMLAPLVDYVTTGDCWEDYDVQKHFDAYVTKKKTSKEQDSTPSLATVGESIFEDSNNVHYINRGGWTTQRLLVQGKQSLWRRSKLK; encoded by the coding sequence ATGGGCGAGATAATCGGCGTTGTATCCGGTAAGGGGGGCGTAGGTAAGACTACGATTACCGCTTGCTTGGGTTCAGCCTTAAGCAATGCAGGGCATCGCGTATTGCTCTGTGATGGAGATTTTGGATTGCGCGATTTAGACCTTGTGTTAGGAGTGGCAAATGAAATTATTTACGACGCATTAGATGCGAGCGAAGATAAAGACTATATGGATGATGCCATCGTATCAATTGCTGAAAACTTAGATTTTCTACCAGCTAGCCAAAGTGCTCGTTGGGAAGATATAGGTCGTAAAAAATATAAAAAATTAGTCCGTCGCCTCTCTGAGACATATGACTATATTTTAATTGATGCTCCTGCTGGTATCGGTAAGGGCATAGAGTCTATTTTAGAATTAGTAAATCGCTGCATCGTGGTGACGCATCCTTTATGGGTATCCTTGCGTAATGGGGCACGCATGATTCAAGTATGTCAAGAACATAATATTCGTGATTATGCTATTGCTTTTAATGCAGTACCTATCGATGGAGAGGATATCCATTTATATGATATGTTAGAAGTCCTTCGCGCTGAATATGTAGGGGCTATAATTCCTTATGATGAGGATATTTTGACCTATACACAAGATGGTCGTTTGTTAGAATTTGTTTCTAGTGAACTAAAAGCTATGTTAGCACCTCTTGTTGATTATGTAACTACCGGTGATTGTTGGGAAGACTACGATGTACAAAAGCACTTCGATGCTTATGTAACTAAGAAAAAAACATCGAAGGAGCAAGATAGTACACCAAGTCTTGCAACAGTAGGTGAGTCTATTTTTGAGGATTCTAACAATGTTCATTACATTAATCGTGGTGGTTGGACCACGCAACGCTTATTGGTGCAAGGAAAACAAAGCTTATGGCGCCGTAGCAAGTTGAAATAG